CTTTCGTACATCTCTTCTAATTGTAATCTCCGCCGGCAACCATAATGTACGGCGATCATCAATCGGCTTTTCCATGAAGGACCTCCTATCTAATTCATTAATAATATAGATGGAAGAAAATTACACAAcaagataaataataattatgatAATAATACTGAAACTGGTCCTCATTCACCGCCTTCATAATCACTTCTACTTCCGCCTCCTAAACCAAGGCATGTATAAGCAATTTTAATGATTCTCTGTATTCACTTTGACTgtcatttgaattttttttaagacacTTAGTCAGTTTAAACTGTATTTATTAACCGAATCAACTACAAAGTATCAGTTTGTCAacttttaaacatacgttaatttatgtttaaaaatgatCTGAACCATATGATTTATTTTTATGGcctaaaagtttgtaaacaTAAATCTGTATTTTATGCGGTTTGTAAATACATATATTCTTTGACAAATTGTTCTCGTGATTATTTACTCCAAAATAAAGCGATTTAAAGCAATTAAGAATAGTAACTTTACAAATTACCTTATATATAAGATACTTTGTAAATTAACTAAATTACACATATTATTTCACTCTAAAAATACTCACATATCCTTTAACTTCAAACTTGCGTAAATCTCACACccacatgatttatttatttttatttccccCAAAAATTGACCCTTATATGTCCTATATAAGATAGCAACAATGGTGCAACATCTCATTATCTTCTCCTAATTTCCTTTTTCCAATCTCCAAAATGATGCAACTTTTTATAATTCCATTTCTCACCACAGATTTTTCCAATCTTCAACATTTACTCCCAATAATCACAGGCATAGCTTTTATAGCTACAATTCTCACCCTTTATATAAAAAACATGCCAAGAAAAGTATACTTAGTAGATTTTTCATGCTACAAGCCAGAAGCAGTTCATAAGTTAACCAAGGAGAAGTTTATACAACAATGTTCTGCAAATGGGTGGTTCAGCCAAGAAAGTTTGgggtttaaaaagaaaatattggaAAAATCAGGGATTGGACAGATGAGTTATGTGCCACAAGGGTTGATGAAAATACCTGTTGATATGTCAATGGCTGAGTCAAGAAGAGAGACAGAAAGTGTTATGTTTGGTGCTATTGATGAATTGTTGACTAAAACTGGGGTGCAGGGAAGGGATATAGGGATAGTTGTAGTGAATAGCAGCATATTCAATCCATTGCCATCTCTTTCAGCTGTTATTGTGAATCAATATAAACTTAGAAGTGATGTTTTGAGTTATAATCTTGGTGGTATGGGATGTAGTGCTAGTCTTATTGCTATTGACCTTGCCAGATATATTTTACAGGTTAGTTACTTTTACTTTTTGTTTTTACCCAAAAAGAAACGGAAAAAATGACGTGAATGGCGCATCAGCGTTAGTTAATTTTTATTGCCGAGTGAAATGACATGTGACTACCATATAGATTACAGGTGGATGCAATCTGCCTGACCAAAATGACATGTGTCAGTTAGGTGGAAGCCTTGTATCATTCTGGTCCGCTAGTTAACAATCACATGTGGTTTCGATCAATAGTGAAAGTTGATTGTTGTTCATGTGACAGTCATGTCGTTTTTACATGATCTTTTTGCTTTTGAAGGTGTGGAAATGACTTCATTaagataaaattcaaaatttaatgattttattaaaacaaattgaagttgagtgactatTTTAAGACAACTCACCAATTGGTAGATTAACCCTACTTGAAATATTATTTCTTAGATTAGTTAATATTTTTAGGAAAGTACATATagcgaaaatataaataaaactgaCACGTAGTttcttatatttataaatatagaaATGCtgtattttttctttaaaaaaattgacatgTTTACAAAAAGTTAGTTAATAATAAAGGAATTCCACGAATTGTGTTAATCTTTTTTTATGACGCCCCTTGACTTGTTTATTTTACTTATATGGCATATAGGAATATTCACTTTTAATCAGGTGGCATGTTAGATTGCTTTGATTCTAATGTTTTTCTAatctatatataaaatggtccaaatttaatcataatattttcaagcaaaattaattttagttttatattatcgaaaattttaaaatacggCTCACATCGAATATTTCAAATATCAAtcatgtttaaaatatttaatgtgttataacacagttaaaaaaaacaaacctTTGAAAATTTAAACAACTAAATCTATAATCCATAAATTAATAGCAGATAAAAATTTGTCAGTGTCTATTTTGCAAAGTTAATCACACAATCACCTCATAATTTAATCTGGTTCCACAAATTTAAAGTGATATTATAGAATGCAATGTATTTGAAAatgatattaaaattttaacctgacatcatttttacctaacacactgtttagtctctttattttgaaaaataaattataaagtcattatcttttgttaatattaaccCTTTGATCCTTCTGTCTATTTTGtatagatttttaaccgttatatttgatATGAACAGACAaacagaaaataacagagtaacatgatcATTTTATATCATATAGCAGTCTTGAAAGTtatggttaaaaatctaaaaaatatagataaaaagactaaaagattaatattaataaaaaataaaaactttataatatatttttaaaaatatgaaaactaaaatgtatatataaaaatgctgtacgaataaattatttatccaaattttaaaatttaatgacAATTATCTCATAGTTAAAATAGCAGTAGGGCCCCATATCTTGCGAGCAATATGTCGATGCTATTACGaaattatttttctcttttttctataAATTATCCACTTTTAGTTAATATATTACTTTATGCATAGTAAAAAATAACAATAgactaatataaatataacaaAGTTGGTGTatcaataaatttattaataagaTAAATTTATTAATAGGATCGTTTCTACCAATTTTAAAAGATTGAATTGATACCGCTATATTGACTATTTTTACCAACTTTTTGGAACCTTTATTATTTTCTAAGAGCCAACCATTTTGAAACAGGGAAGAAACTGCAACACATATGCATTGGTTGTTAGCACAGAAAACATCACTCGCAATTTGTACACAGGAAACCACCGACCGATGCTTGTCACAAATTGCCTTTTCCGTATGGGAGCTTCTGCTATTCTCCTCTCCAACCGCTCCTCCGATCACCGTCGTTCAAAGTACAACCTCCTCCACACTGTTCGGACCAACATAGCTGCTGATGATAAGTCATATAACTGTATCCTCCAAGAACATGACCAAAACGAAATACTCGGTGTCTCTCTATCTAAAGACCTCACGGCAGTCGCCAGCCAAGCCCTAAAAGCGAATATCACCACACTCGGCCCTTTAGTTCTCCCATATTCCGAACAATTTCTATTCTTAGCAAACTTAATTGGGAGAAAATTGTTGAAACTGAAGATAAAATCGTATGTTCCTAATTTCAAATTAGCTTTTGAGCATTTCTGTGTTCATCCAGGAGGAAGAGGTGTTTTAGATGAGATAGAGAAACAACTTGAGCTGACTGAACTAAACATGGAGCCTTCGAGGATGACACTTTACAGGTTTGGAAATACTTCAAGTAGTAGTTTATGGTATGAATTAGCATATTGTGAAGCTAAGTGGAGGATGAAGAAGGGTGATAGGGTTTGGCAATTAGGGTTTGGTTCTGGATTTAAGTGTAATAGTGTTGTTTGGCGTTGTATCACGACTGTGAATCCGGCTAACCAGAAGAATCCTTGGATTGATGAGATTGATG
The sequence above is drawn from the Euphorbia lathyris chromosome 6, ddEupLath1.1, whole genome shotgun sequence genome and encodes:
- the LOC136233033 gene encoding 3-ketoacyl-CoA synthase 11-like, with protein sequence MMQLFIIPFLTTDFSNLQHLLPIITGIAFIATILTLYIKNMPRKVYLVDFSCYKPEAVHKLTKEKFIQQCSANGWFSQESLGFKKKILEKSGIGQMSYVPQGLMKIPVDMSMAESRRETESVMFGAIDELLTKTGVQGRDIGIVVVNSSIFNPLPSLSAVIVNQYKLRSDVLSYNLGGMGCSASLIAIDLARYILQGRNCNTYALVVSTENITRNLYTGNHRPMLVTNCLFRMGASAILLSNRSSDHRRSKYNLLHTVRTNIAADDKSYNCILQEHDQNEILGVSLSKDLTAVASQALKANITTLGPLVLPYSEQFLFLANLIGRKLLKLKIKSYVPNFKLAFEHFCVHPGGRGVLDEIEKQLELTELNMEPSRMTLYRFGNTSSSSLWYELAYCEAKWRMKKGDRVWQLGFGSGFKCNSVVWRCITTVNPANQKNPWIDEIDDFPIHVPKAAPIILSHKGQ